From one Cyanobacterium stanieri PCC 7202 genomic stretch:
- a CDS encoding hydrogenase accessory protein (PFAM: HupE / UreJ protein~COGs: COG2370 Hydrogenase/urease accessory protein~KEGG: cyt:cce_0951 hydrogenase accessory protein~SPTR: Hydrogenase accessory protein) has protein sequence MKTIINLKNKLLLIVGIISLIVLWQIPAFAHHPTGGNTPDNFFEGFMSGLGHPVIGLDHFAFIIAIGCFAALFSLGLAIPTGFVIASLIGTGIHLLEIDLPFPETIIALSVIISGVILALGKKPEQLQLWIIPFALMAGVFHGFAYGEAIIGARITPLVSYLVGFSLIQWAIAFICYKLISMTKSDTENKSLNLRFIGFTICGVGITVFSSLFI, from the coding sequence ATGAAAACAATTATCAATCTCAAAAACAAACTATTATTAATAGTAGGAATAATCAGTCTAATAGTTTTATGGCAAATACCAGCCTTTGCTCACCATCCCACGGGAGGAAATACCCCTGACAATTTTTTTGAAGGATTTATGTCAGGATTAGGGCATCCCGTCATCGGTTTAGATCATTTTGCCTTTATCATAGCCATAGGCTGTTTTGCCGCCCTATTCTCCCTTGGTTTAGCCATTCCCACAGGATTCGTCATTGCCTCCCTCATCGGCACAGGAATCCATCTCCTAGAGATTGACTTACCCTTTCCAGAAACCATTATCGCCCTTTCAGTAATTATTAGCGGGGTTATCCTCGCCCTTGGCAAAAAACCTGAGCAACTACAATTATGGATAATCCCCTTTGCCCTCATGGCAGGAGTCTTTCACGGTTTCGCTTACGGAGAGGCTATTATTGGCGCCCGTATCACTCCCCTTGTCTCATATTTAGTTGGTTTTTCTCTCATTCAATGGGCGATCGCCTTTATTTGTTATAAACTTATATCTATGACCAAATCAGATACCGAAAATAAATCCCTCAATTTAAGATTTATCGGTTTTACTATATGTGGTGTAGGGATTACCGTGTTTAGCTCGTTATTTATTTAA